A window of Variovorax sp. HW608 genomic DNA:
GCCGCCGTCGGCCAGATGGGCCTGGCGCAGATCTACGAAACGAAGCTGCGCGAGAACGGCCTCGGGAGTGCGCAGGTCCTGCTCACCCACGCGGACCTCGCCGATCGCGAGCGCTATCTGAATGCCCGCAGCACCCTCGTGACGCTGCTCGCACTGGGCGTGGTGCCGGTCATCAACGAAAACGACACCGTCGTCAACGACGAGATCAAGTTCGGCGACAACGACACGCTCGGCGCGCTGGTCGCCAACCTCGTCGAAGCCGACGCGCTCGTCATCCTGACGGACCAGAAGGGCCTGTACACGGCCGACCCGCGCAAGGACCCCGAGGCCCGCTTCGTGCACGAGGCGACCGCCGGCGATCCCGCGCTGGAGGTCATGGCCGGCGGCGCAGGCAGCAGCATCGGGCGCGGCGGCATGATCACCAAGATTCTCGCGGCCAAGCGCGCGGCGGGTTCCGGTGCCTCGACGGTGATCGCCTGGGGGCGCGAGCCCGACGCGCTCCTGCGGCTGACGCGCGGGGAGTCCATCGGGACGCTCCTGCTCGCGCAAACGGCCAAGCACCAGGCGCGCAAGCGGTGGATGGCCGATCACCTGCAGCTGCGCGGCGCTGTGTCGGTAGACGCCGGTGCGGCCGCCAAGGTGCGCGGCGAAGGCAAGAGCCTGCTGCCGATCGGCATGACCGGGGTCGAGGGGGACTTCTCTCGCGGCGATGTGATCGCCATCCGCGACGAGCAGGGCTTCGAGCTTGCCCGCGGGCTGGCGAACTACTCGAGCGCCGAGGCTCGCCTGCTGTGCCGCAAACCGTCCTCCGAGTTCGAGCGGCTTCTCGGCTACGTCGCCGAGGCCGAAATGGTCCATCGGGACAACATGGTCCTGATGCCTGACGGCCGCTGACCGCCTACTCGACTTCCCGGATCGGCGTCTTCAGGAACCGGATCATCTCGCCGACCGATGCACGCGGTGCGTGGCCGCGGCACAGCCCCTGGTTGGCCAGGGCCTGGGTGTAGCGCGAAGTCCGGTCGCCGATCCGCTTCCACTCGGGCGCTTGCACAGCCTCCCACGATCCGCCGCTGGTGAAGCGCGCGTAGGTCTTGTATTCATCGGTGGCGCAGTGCACGCCTTCGTAGAAGGCGTTGAATCCGCCCCCCTCCTTGTTCATGGCGACGATCACGTAGCGCACCACGCCATCGCCGGTCACCTTGATGGTGTTCGGG
This region includes:
- the proB gene encoding glutamate 5-kinase; the protein is MTSSSGSAALRDARRIVVKVGSSLVTNEGRGLDENAIGEWCRQLATLVRDGREVVMVSSGAVAEGMKRLGWRTRPHEVHELQAAAAVGQMGLAQIYETKLRENGLGSAQVLLTHADLADRERYLNARSTLVTLLALGVVPVINENDTVVNDEIKFGDNDTLGALVANLVEADALVILTDQKGLYTADPRKDPEARFVHEATAGDPALEVMAGGAGSSIGRGGMITKILAAKRAAGSGASTVIAWGREPDALLRLTRGESIGTLLLAQTAKHQARKRWMADHLQLRGAVSVDAGAAAKVRGEGKSLLPIGMTGVEGDFSRGDVIAIRDEQGFELARGLANYSSAEARLLCRKPSSEFERLLGYVAEAEMVHRDNMVLMPDGR
- a CDS encoding CNP1-like family protein, with the protein product MSLPRQATRFLLRASGSAVLACVLGASGLAHAELFGDSDWKESEAPPPPAFSQDKLVDIEMPRYSSLKFGVDPNTIKVTGDGVVRYVIVAMNKEGGGFNAFYEGVHCATDEYKTYARFTSGGSWEAVQAPEWKRIGDRTSRYTQALANQGLCRGHAPRASVGEMIRFLKTPIREVE